TGACTAGGATGTTTTAAAACTTACCtataaagcacagtaaagaacGTAGCCCTTAGCACAGTTACAAGATGCTCCATGATTGGCATCTGCCTCCTTTCCAACTTTATCACTTGCGACATACCCACATCGCTCCCTGCTCCATTCAGACCTGCTGTTCTGATTCTCTGGTGTCTCCATACCTGTCCACTTACTGTGCCCTTTGCCTAAAAATCCTTCATTTTACCTACTTCTACTGACTTAAGAGCGTGCCTAAGGATCTCCTTCACTGGGAAGTGTTTGCTGACCAACCTCCAGCCTAAGTTAAGAAAAGCGTTTCTTTATCATCATACTTATTACATGACATTGAGGTTgcttagtttttctttgtctccTTTATTCAGCTTTATGGCCAGGTTTGCAATATGCTTTCTGCCTTTAACACTAAATGTATACAGTACCTAGCACATAAATGTTGCTCAAAAAGATTTGTTAAATAATTAAGTAAAccaaaccaaaaattaaaataaatttgccCTCGTTTTCTAGATTGTGTAACAACCTAGAATTATAAAATTGCATAGTTTTGTATACAATTTCAGAAGCAAATTTGCATACTTTCCTGAAAGTATTGATTGAGAACAAGTcaaacaaatgaaattatttataaacaaaatcaaatggTATTAAATTCAAGTTTCTGTTAGGTATAATGTCTAATTAACTGAAATACCCCATGACTTTAAAGCATTAAATATCAAGTAAAAAGTATGTTTAAAGCAAGGTAGATTTACTTCTACCTTtcctaaatttctatttttcaaacacattgtgggaaaaaaatgtttctagttatataaattttaaagttaGGCATGTTTGGCAAATTTGTAATGAGAGGGTTAAGCCTGAACATTCCACAGGACCCATTTGTAGCTCAACTACCTGATCACTTGGAAATGTGTATGTAGTTGAGGCTCTTGCATTTATGCAGCAAAACcttaaacaaaaaacacaaattactTTTGTGATACTATGGAAAAGACTGACTAAATACATTTATTGTGTTAATTAGTGAAACTCTTACGTCACATAATCCCTTAAGGAGTCACTTTCACAAACATAGAGGATCTCTTTTAGTTTGCAGTGAAACAAATTCTTAATTTTCTCCATGATTTTAATGGCTATGGCTGTCTTCCTGGTTCCTGGAAAGCAGTGGATGAACAATTCTCGTGTCTCGTGAAGGCTCTCTGAGAGCAATTCACACTGCTCCGCTATGAGCAAGTTGAAAAACTCACAGCCCAACCGGTCACTCAGAAGAGATCTAGAGCACAGAGAGACCACGATAAGGGCCTGCAACAAGTCTTCCATTTCATCCTCATTGGCTAGCCTGTAGGATTCGGGGTAGTGCACAGGGATCTCTCTAGGTCTACACTGTGCGCTGGGCAGGTACAGCAGTCTTGGAATAACACACACTTTCCCTGTGTAACCACCAACAGTTCCCAGTTTCTGTTTTAACTGATGAGCAGTGTCTCGGGCATATTCAAGCCCTCGGATCCAACCGGAGTCTATTAAGACAGTATAGAGTACCAGGGGACTGTTAACCCCTATTAGGAGAGCATCACACAAGACATTCTGTTCTTTCCTTAAGCCAACATCACTAGCCCAGCTTCTAGAAAATATCACAATCCCCTGAGAACATTGAAGTATCTGTGTCTTCATTAATTCCTTCAGTCCTGTATGATCTGAGAATAGCTTCTTACACAGGGATTCTGGTTTAAATTGTATCTCTTCTTGTGTCACTGAAAATGTAAGAAATAGACATAAGTTACTAAAATTTACAAAAGCATATCATAAGTATTCCTGCAACATCATAGGAAGGAATGAGCCCAGCCATGGAACTATGagtttccttttctacaaaaaAAGCAACCACTCTTCACAGGCCAAAGTTATGCAGTTCACATTTCTGGCAGTTTTCAAACAGGGGAAGACCACAGGGAGGGCTCTTCACAGAATAGCCTGCTAGCATGCTCTGCTCAACCCCAAACGGTCCACTGCTGCTAGGAAGGTATTTCTTCCTGCtaaaggtttgtgtgtgtgtgtgtgtgtgtgtgtgtgtgtgtgagcctgaTACTTTTGAGAAACTAAGAACTTTCCTATAGAACAGTGATTCTTAACCTGTGGCAATTTTgttccccaggggacatttggccaaGTCTGGAATGTTTTGATTGTCATAGCTGGAAAAGTGCAACTGACATCTAGTGGAcagaggccaggaatgctgctaaacatccaaCAATTCACAGGGCAGCCCCGCTCAACAAAGAATGATCTgacccaaatgtcagtagtgccgaGGTTGAGAAAGCGCTTTATGAAGAGTCCGGGTGACTACGTGGCTCACACCTCCTTCTGCATCAGAAAGCTAGGGGGCAGGTCTCTTGTGATATAGATGTAAGGAATATAGGAGAACTCCTAAAATGTCTCAGATTTGGAGAACAAAAGCCATATGTGACTGGAAGTCCCAAAGCACACAAAAATGTAGTGCGGATATGATGACAAGGAAACAAGAGTCAGGATCATTTTCTCTGCTAAGTCCGACATGTGACTTCCTCTATAGAGAAAGGCGTGGACTAATTGCTACCAACTCCTCCCAActtaattttagaaaacaaatagtCTCTTCAGGTGCAATCATGAAGGAATACCTGGAAACAAACGTTGTTGTAGAGCCCTCTTAAATCCCAGGACTTTTATAGGATATGGTGAGCTTCTTAGTGCAGAGGAAGCTGATGCAATCAGGTGAAAGCTGTATTCTGCGGTCAAACTGGAAGTTGCtaaacaaatacatggaaagttctttcaaatgaaaagaaaaagtaaaataacttaatttttttaacttcctcCTGTTGATATGTGATATGTATGGTGCCTGAGCCACTCAGACAGTTTTCAGGCCTCAAACAGTTCACATGTTAGGAAAAGAAGTGTGGGGACTCCTGCAGGTTCATGCATCTCTAAGTCACTGTGTGACTCATCTGGGGCAAGTCATTCCACCTCTCTCTCATGCAACGGTGAGGCGATGATCCCTACATTTCCTTCCAACTCTAATATTCTCATTTCAAGTCATCTCTAAGAGGAAAAGGCTTTCTGTTGGGGGATCAGAAAAAGTTAAGCacagtatttttttcatatgGTTATGATTGTCTTAAATCCCCATTCAACAATTTAGATAGGATAGAAAGTGGCAGATCTCtagtttggggtgtgtgtgtgtgtatgtatgtgtgtgtgagagagaaaaataaactcaaacacATTTAGGACAAGGAAAGTGATGCAATAAAATCACTAAAGTCTTGATACAAGCTTCTTTTCTCCAATTTGAAACATAATGACCATGAGGGaaaacgggtaagattccttcAGCCTCTTAGTCCTTCCTGGATTGATCAGAAATCGCCAGAGCTGATTCTGAGCAAAACtctaagggaaatgaaaacacaaagtcCCTCCTGCCTCCGCCCCACCACTTCTCCCTGCCCAGAATCtcctttctctttaattttcaccCACTTGGTGGCTCCCCACACCGAGTAGTTGAAGGTATTAGCTCCTCACGTTAACTGAAACAGTTTGGATTTGTCAATAAGCTTCCCTTGAAAGAATTAGTGGACTCAATCTTAGTTTGTAGTGTTTCCCTAAAATATCATCTTCAGCGTGTAACTTTTTGATGAACGTTTTGATGAGGAACATCATCCTGCAAAATTTTTTCAACAGGTTTTCACAGTGCATAAAAGGGAACATACACTAATTCACGGCTGATGGATATTTAAACTTCCTTAAAAACGGACTAAAACCCAAGCATTTCTTGATCTCAAAGAGTTCACATTTTGAGTATTTGGAAGTAAAGCtattagaaaaagaatatttgtaaGCAAAAATGGCTTTCTGTTCTTTAACTGGATTGTCTGACCAAATACCCACAGAAGGCAGAGAAGGGGGTTCCTCCCTGGTAACTGGATAATGCCTTCCCTTCGGCTTTACCTGACTGTGCATCCAGCATCATGgccacccagtgctctgctgtCAGCCTTGTGACACAATTGTTCCTCATGATCCAGGAATCCGGGGCTTCTGCGAATACCACGCAGCAAAAGGGCTCCACTTGAACCGCACAGACATAACCATACAGGACATCTTTTTGGTACACATTCAAGATTTTGGTAGTGAAATTCACCTTTGGCTTCTCACAGCAGAAGTGGAATGTAGGCAGTTTTTCTAtgcagttttctatttcttttttaaataagtcaGGGTTCACTTTTTCTGTCTTACATCCAAACACTTCTTTGCTCTTATCATCCACCCCAATAATTAAGTATCCCCCTTGGGTGTTGGCAAATGCAGAAACATAGTGAGGCAGCATTTCCCTAATCTGAGGGACGATCTTTCTGGTGGTAAACCTTTTAAACTCAACATGTGTGGACTCAGTAAAGTTGAGTTTCTCCCTATACATGAGtctgtcctttttaaaaatttctgaggCAGACATCCTCATATCTTCCTCTTCCTGAATGTGTCTGTCAAGAACTTTCTGAGGATGTGTCCCTTTCACCCTCGATCTCCCTCTTTGGGCTCTAAACCGCTTCTCTCTGAGAAGCTCCAGGGCACTGCTGGCACTCAGGTTGATAGTGGAAGTCACAGCTCTCTGATATAAATTGGAGCGCAAGCTACAAATCTTTAGGGGGAAGCTGAAAACGTCTGGGCTCCATGCCTTCACAAATATCAGGAGATCGTGCCCCTGCTGCATGTAGTCAAGGTATCTCTGTGAACCCGAAGGAAGGAGCTTTTGAAAAGATGTTTCCAGATCCAGTCCCAGCCCATGGCAGCAGTAACTGTAGGTTTTGTCGTGGATCTCCGCTTTGATCACACCCCCTCCAGAATTTAACAGTGCACATGTGGCTTGGATGATTTTAGAATTCTCAGTTCTTTTCAAATAACTGCTGGTCATCTTCTTCCTGTTCTCTTCTCCAAAAGTTACTCTGCCCACTTCTACAATTATCTCAGGGTAGAGCATTTCTGTATCAGTCTTGAGACTCTCCATCTCAGCAGCCCCTCTGTGCTCCAAACAATAATGGAAAGGGGTTCCAATTAATTATCAGGACAGAAATGCTTCTACATTAACAAGAATCCTAAAGATGACAATACTTTCCAGAtattacaatatttataaattattgcaGGTACATTTTTAACATCGGAAATAACTGATATCACTGCTTTTTAACAACTTTGCTGACATCTATAGCCTTCCCTGCATGAAGAGGCATAAGCAAAGGTGAATGTTTAATGCTTTGGCATAATGGAAAAATTATGTTACTGaaatttttgcctttcttttttcatttaaaatgaggaaactccATCAATAAGCCCAGGTGTAAAGGGCATGGGTTGGCACAGGAGCCAAAGCAAGTTATTAGAGAATTTCCAGGAGTAGAAGTTGAAGTCAAAAGATGctcttatttaaaattcaaaggagaaagaaaggaaagcagtAGAAAGCTAAAGGAGTATAGTTCTGGAGTATATGTAATGTACAAGATCTtactataaaaacaaacattaaactcagtgttgtttatgtgctattttatacattttaaaaaactttattttactCCTGAAAGAATGATCAATTGATATCAAATGCAGAAATATTTTTCGTTCTTCAAACATTCTtctaaaaatacatttctttagaTAGAGTGGGATGCCAGAGTGTTCCTCCCCTCCTAAAAGTTCTGCCCTGTGCTGTGGGAACCTCTAAGAGTTGGAAAAGAACATGAGCCTTTGGGCTTATAAACTGTGATCAATCTCTTTTTGCTTCACAAACCAGAGAACAGCCACCTAAGTTGAAATTAGCAAATTAAGAAATGTTTCAGAAACTACCTCCTTAGCTTTTGGTAAATGCAAATATTTACTAACCCAAAGACAAAATTCTTCTTCTAGAAGGGAACCAATTCCTTCTGTGTGATCTTTGCAAAGCAGAGGCCATGTGGGTCTATACCCCTCAAGCATATATACCATCAAGAGGGAAGAAAGCAGGACACGTGCTCTTCTCTGCCATTCATTTCCTCTTGGCTGCCTTCTCACTTCCTCCAGACAACCAAAGATCAACCGGATAAGTTGTTTTTTCACATGTGAGAATCTTCTATAGGTAAATGTAAATGTATGTAAATTAGAGAAATTTCTGATGACATTCTATTCATATCATAGAATCACAGAAGTGTTGGAAGGGATTTTAAAGATCTTCCATTCCAACCATCTATCTGATTCTTAAATCCTTTCTATAATATTCCCAACTCCCAACAAATTGTTTTCCAGCCACTGCTTGAACAACTCCAGCAGCAAGTAACTCACTACCTCTCAAAATAGCTACTTCTGTTTTCTGACAGCTCCGTTAGCAATGGTTTCCTTATTTTCATCTGTGATTTGTCTTCCTACAGTTTCCATCTGCTGGGACCCACAGAACAAATCTAATTGCTTTTGAACTAGTAGACCTGTATTCTCATGACTCCCAAGTCTCAGGGATGTTACTTAGATGCTGATGACAGCTATAACAGATAATCCTCTCCACACTTCCCAAAATTTCTCACTCACTTTCTTTTACAAGTTTCTCCTCAGCTACTATCTTAACCAAGCCTTTCATGCCCTCAGACATAAACTGTACCTAAGATGAGATGGGtaagattttaaaagaatttccttttcttacctgATGGTCTTGGTTTTCCTCTTGCTATTTCAGTTCCACATCTGGCTTTGGTCTGAATATTTGTCTTCTGTCACAAACCCTGTTGCCCTTTGATAGCAGCCTGGGAGCAGCAGGAACTCTGCCAGACTCCCCTAGTCTTCAAAACATTAACTCTCTGAGGAAGGCTGATAAGGACTCAAGAAAAGCTATGACAGGGCAGACTAGCAGGCTGGTCTGACCTCTTGGAGTGAATGAAGTAGTAGTGTGAAAATTCAGGGGTTTTCAAGTGAAGGGCCAAAGCTAAACTTCCCATCCCTAAAGGGCTGAGTGTCATTGCCACACATCATATTTTCTAAGTGGTCTATAATGAACATCaattgtttttataattaaaaaataattaaatgacaaaaataaacagatgagAGACAGTTATTTCATTTAGGGGGGCTAGTTAAACTGGATCAAGCTTCTTgtagtatgttgaataatggcgaccaatcatcatcatcatcatcttactattattattattaacttgaAAATATTAACTCAGAAGGGAAAGGCtctttgcaaatgtgattaagtAAGGACTTTGagatgagattatcctggatgATCTGGGTGGGCCTTAAATCCAATCTCTGTTGTTTTAAAGTAaccaagtttgtggcaatttgttcaGCCACCACAGGAGAAGAATATACTTCTCTCCCTCTGAATCAAACCACGAAACCACTCTGTGTTCccacttccatttatttatgatGAAATTACATTCTTAAGGAGAAtcccttgtttttaaaattaactgcGGTTACTGTTCCTATGCTTTGTTGGCATTATCCTTATATCTGTTTGGCCGAATGGAGTTCCCAGGATGGGGGGCAGAATGGATACTGTGATGTATAATCAGCATGGCAACATAATACTCCAAAGCTCTGCCCTCAGTTTCCAGCTTAACCCTTTTTCACTCCATTTCCAAATTCAGTCTCAGTTTCAGTTCTACCATCTACCTTAATTCTCAGCCTTATTCTCACACTGAAATCCTTCTTACATCCCTCATTTTTAGAAAGATAAAAACGACCATCATTTCCTGGACATAAGCTTTTGGGTCCAAGGGGCCAAGCTGGAAGCATGGCAAACTACATGAAAACTGAGATGACATGGCCAGTAAGTGGAAGAGCTGGGGTTCAAAGCCAGGTCCGTCTAGCAAAAATGTTCCTACTGCTTCCACTGTCTTTCAAGGTTGGGATTCTGGATTGCTTTAGAGTCTTCAAAATCAGAAATCAACCTAAGTACCTCCCTTTTTCTTTCCAGTCAGTAGGAAGAACATTATTTGGGCAGAAGAACTAGGAACTGGGTTGTTGTTTCCATCTTATTCTTCTTCAGTGCACTAGGAGAGGCCAAATTGGGAGGAGGGATAATATTAAAGATGAGCAAAGAgaatttctcttcttctttcaaAGTTCCTCAGTTAAGTCCCCTGAATATATATAGTTAGGTTATCAGGCCAGGGAGGATCTCACCTCTTGGCTCTGATACCACAGAGCAAATGTCCATGAAACAAAGCATCCTGAAGTCAGTAGCTTGGACAGTGCTTTTTCCTAGGTCTTGGGAAAGTAATCTGGCCATGCTGTGACAACAGGCTAAGAACTAGAGCCTCCAGATTATTTAAGATGTGTTTGTGCACTAAGCATTTCACTTTATGAGCAAAGGTAGTCACAGCACAGCTTTCATACCCACTAGACACAAAATGCCAAATACCAGCCTTCATTTATCTTAATTCATTCATAGAGATGATTCAGACACTATAGAGAGCAGAATGACTGAGAGCGACAGTGCTGGTTCTCCCATCCCACTACCTGACTGTGGTGGGTAAATCTCCTAACTTTCTCTCATTTAATCAGCTATTTTCTTGAAATAGGGTGCTGAAATCTTAACCCTGGCACTTTCTAGCTTGAGACCTTGGTTAAATTAATCTGAGCTCCAGATTCCTTCTGTGTAAATTGGAGATAATAAAAGTGGCTTCTCCATACAGTTCTTGTGACAATGAAGTGAGATGTACCTAACGagcttagcatggtgcctggcataaAATGTCAGCTTTTTATTTGATAATCATTTACTAAGCATTAATTGTGTTCTGAACATGATGCTAGGCTCTGGGGCTACTCGTCCAAATAAAAACTGCCATTTAGTGACTTTTGGACGAGGTATGTCAAATTCTTCTCATAGTAACTTGAAGACATAcattattttcagcattttataaatgaagaaattgagttCAGGGAAGCAAAGCTCGAGGTTACACATTTAGTAAGTAGCATAGCTGTGATTTCAACACCTGATTCCAAAACCCACTTAGAATCATTCCTCCATGCCAGAATAAAACACATGTCCTGTTCACAATCTAGAGGGAAAACATGTATTAAACA
The sequence above is a segment of the Manis pentadactyla isolate mManPen7 chromosome 4, mManPen7.hap1, whole genome shotgun sequence genome. Coding sequences within it:
- the LOC130683489 gene encoding protein SLFN14-like, with the protein product MESLKTDTEMLYPEIIVEVGRVTFGEENRKKMTSSYLKRTENSKIIQATCALLNSGGGVIKAEIHDKTYSYCCHGLGLDLETSFQKLLPSGSQRYLDYMQQGHDLLIFVKAWSPDVFSFPLKICSLRSNLYQRAVTSTINLSASSALELLREKRFRAQRGRSRVKGTHPQKVLDRHIQEEEDMRMSASEIFKKDRLMYREKLNFTESTHVEFKRFTTRKIVPQIREMLPHYVSAFANTQGGYLIIGVDDKSKEVFGCKTEKVNPDLFKKEIENCIEKLPTFHFCCEKPKVNFTTKILNVYQKDVLYGYVCAVQVEPFCCVVFAEAPDSWIMRNNCVTRLTAEHWVAMMLDAQSATSSLTAEYSFHLIASASSALRSSPYPIKVLGFKRALQQRLFPVTQEEIQFKPESLCKKLFSDHTGLKELMKTQILQCSQGIVIFSRSWASDVGLRKEQNVLCDALLIGVNSPLVLYTVLIDSGWIRGLEYARDTAHQLKQKLGTVGGYTGKVCVIPRLLYLPSAQCRPREIPVHYPESYRLANEDEMEDLLQALIVVSLCSRSLLSDRLGCEFFNLLIAEQCELLSESLHETRELFIHCFPGTRKTAIAIKIMEKIKNLFHCKLKEILYVCESDSLRDYVTQQTTCLVVTRKTFMQGEFLRIKHIVMDETENFCSSYGDWYMKAQSITHPKVRGSRNENLHHGILWIFLDPFQIHHADITGLPPPSAQFPRKIITSEIHCALEIAMVMKEEMKRIKEDPPPSMSPDTLALFREAAYEEAMCAQALPGVYETETNLTTEQIVKHVAERCHNLFQCGYLPKDIAILCRKGEDRGRYELALLKAMEFQTHGATKIMFSQASGVSGSHIILDSIQQFSGLERNIVFGLSPESALSEEVHRLCFASRAIKHLYLLYEKRAAF